In Candidatus Neomarinimicrobiota bacterium, a genomic segment contains:
- a CDS encoding 6-phosphogluconate dehydrogenase, with product RFVSRQDESYGAKLLAAMRNQFGGHAVMRKA from the coding sequence GCGCTTTGTCAGCCGACAGGATGAGAGTTACGGGGCCAAATTGCTGGCAGCCATGCGCAACCAGTTCGGCGGCCACGCGGTGATGCGCAAAGCGTAG